The Mangifera indica cultivar Alphonso chromosome 19, CATAS_Mindica_2.1, whole genome shotgun sequence nucleotide sequence ACTGATTTTTCCATTGCTTGCCACCTTTAGTAATCCCTTCAGATAGATGATTGTCAAgatacaaaaattttgaatctttaatGGCAGGTAAATCTCCCAGAAGCTCAGGGTCTCATAGGTCCAGCCCAGCTGATACGACATCAGGGCAAAACATTTGATTTAAGGAAGTCAGCTgctacatttatttaaaaatacgaGATACTGGGTCAAAACAAAAGTTTGTAGCCTTTAACTCCCCAACTTTAGCCATTGAAGGGTGTTTCCAAAAGCCCCACTCAGTATCTCTTGATCTATACTAGTACTGCTATACTCCACGTATCTGCGCATGCAACATcagattgacataaataagGTAAAAAACCAATTAAGGTATTATAAATAAGGTAGAAAACAAAACTTCACGAATATAGATGAGCAACAAAAAAGTTACCATAGATGGAAATGTCTCTTAGAAGGAGGCTAATAAGTTGTACTTCTACAGAAAACTCAAAGTAAAGGTAAATTATTTCACTTGTCTGTGCTCCCATATCAATGCTGATGTAGGTCACCATTGTGATTTCCATTCTTAACACATTCATTTTCTGTGCAAACTCGATAGGCAAGAACATTAGATAAGGGAACCCTGCAAAAGCCTTGACTGCATCAAATGTGCAATAAATCAGaacaaaaatttggttgaactcaatttaaaagGCTTTCACATGTATTCAAGctcatcatcgtcatcattaAGGCAATCACTTAGGCTATGTTCTACCCATCATTATCTTCatcacaataaaaaataataatattaggtGATCGGATAGAATCTTGAgaaaattcatccaaatttgAAGGAGTAAAGGGTGATTTGACAAGATCTTCATTATTGTCTTCATCCGAAtcagaaatattaataaaagtcaATCTGACAGTTTATCTTGTGGGAATTGATCCAAACCCAAGGGATTAAAGAGATGTGATTTGACAAAATCTTGAGGAAAAGCACCCAAATCCAAACTAGTATAGGGATGTGATCTAGCAAAACAGTAAACATCAAAGACATTAACATCATGatcaaacaattaatatattaggaaaaggtaaacattttttattcaatacaGGCATGGGCAGAGGGTTTCACAGGCTAGGCCAAGCTAACTTCTTGAAGAAAAGAACTTTTGTTAGGTAAAAAATATACCATATAGATTGTTATATGCTTGTATACTTTGTTGATTTTAACTCAGAATTTCATTTTAATGACATTGCAACAAAAGTTTTATCAACTTGAAAGATCCCAACCTAAAAACAGAGTCTTTAATAGGCCACACAAAGTGgggaaaataattataattatcaattaagTCTAGACGCGTATAATCTGTGTTTGAAAAATTCTAGTCTACAGTTATTGGCAACATACTGCCTGAAGATTCATTCATCAATAGTAcatattaaaatctaaataatggttttaagaaaataatacatTAAACGCTATAATAACCTACACACAATTTAACAGTATCCTCACCTCCAACATAAACATTATCAGACATTGACATTTTGCAACCAATATCCTATTTACTCTTAtcattctatttatttttagaagaatgttgaaaaaatcacaaataagaATATCATCCATTTTGCTATTTCATTACTTTTGTGTTATCACTTTAATCTCCTCCATTCCATATTTCAACTTATTGCAGAAGATGAGTTAGAGTCAAGCGGTACTTATTCTACTAAgtactaaaatattaaaatacaaataataatgaaaagggTTTACAGAATTAATGTCAAAAAGTAAGAAATCAATTATACTAACACCCAGGATAAACTTTTAAGGCTTCTCCAAAGTTAATAGTTCAGTTGGGTCCAATCAAAATGGCTTGGATTTTggtgttataaaatattattaggctaatataaatgatgaattgctaatataaattaacattcaTATTAATACTATGAccagtataaaaaaaaatttggtgaaaatatattaatatatattaggtaatatatgatttttttctctcttgagAGACAACTGTAATAACACTTTGTTATATCTGCATTACATgcttatttatttctttgtggGGACTTTTTTagttattcttttttaatagaTGCGCAATTGAGAGACATGGATcacaaaaaaggtatttatgtacaaaatatCTTCAACAAAAAGGTTTCACGGTAGGCAAGCCTGGAAATTTTTCTTGGCTAAGCCCCTAGAtataagattattttactgCCAAttacaagtatatatttatgcctCATAGGATTACTTTGTTCTTATATCCTTCTGTTGATTCTAAAGATTCTCCCTACACTAAACATTTTTTGAGGTGTACATTTGGTAGTtatctttttgaaaaatctacataaaaacttaaaatttgagatttttaatttagaaacaaAAGATTAATGGAACAATAACGTTACTTTTCAACTGAACttcattaaattcaaataaataataatatatcataatgttgagAGTATATAATAAATGCACTACATTTATTCTGATATACAAcaattaaagattttatttaaaaacaaattatccagaaagagtttaaaaaatatatattatatactgcACATACAAGACATTGGGTCTTGAATTAGTTATAAAGTAGTTTAAAagatcttttaaaataaaacatccatttatatatatcactgttgcaaaaaagttaaaaaaaaaaaacagaagaaaaaaaccctagctCATGGTAGTCACTAATAACAACTTTAATCCAGAATTAAAAGTTTGCATTTTACTTAATAGGAAACACAGATTTCCTAAGTCATATGAACATGCACAAATGATATTTGAGATAAGATGAAACTATATCAGAAATAAGTCATaagcataaaaaaataagaaaatagtgAAATTAGATGCAATAGGGAAggtatatatcttatttaattacCTCAAGCTGGATTCTCCTTTACAGAAATTTGAAGATTCAAAACTCTTAGTGGAGCGTGCTTCCTCTTCATCAATGACAGTACATCTGGATAAAACCCCAGAAAAAGGAGGTGTTAAAGCACCAAGAGAACCCCTATAATTGCACATCCACCCTATAGATGCACCAATCCTCAGATCAAATGCGAATGATTGAGGATACATCAGAGGATGCCCAAAAGTATTTCCAACTTTTCCCATCATTCCTGTTCCACCCACTAGACCAGGTCCTCCATTTCTAAATGGACTGGCTGAAACTCTACTTTTCATCTCTGGCATATTGCCTGTTCCCCTATTCCCTCTTTGATAAACACTATCACTGCCAGCATGACTTTGCTGAAAAGAACCCTCTTCAGCAACACCACCAGCATGAACACCATCTCCATTATTATTACGACTATTTACACTGTTATTGCTCACAACTTGCTCTACTGCTTTACTCATCTCCATACGTTTCCCCAACTCAAAATTCTCCCTACagtcaaattttcaaaagaaagaacTAACATTATTGATAATCCACTCTCTAGTCAGTATTTCGCCAGACATCTTTACAAAAACTTAGATATTGATATAACTaatttagaagagaaaattaaaataatacctttcaattgaactttattaaattaaaaggaaaagtaAGATATCATCGTGTTTGggattatttaataaatgtaatacattttttctaatttagacAATTTACTGCAATTAAAGattcattatataatcaatatcCAGAGAGTCTAAAAGAAATACCTCATATTACAATAGATTTTGACAAATACACCacagatgttttttttttttaagatttaaaaaattttctcaccctttacaaaatttattaatttccttaATACTTCTATCTTCCATCACCCTTTACAAAAGATAGATGAACCGTCAGAATTAATTACAAGAGGGTCCATATCACCATTAATGGAGCTTTTGATGTTTGAATTTTGCAGGTGGGTAGTGTTAGTGACCATGACAGAAAAACGCAAAAACTGTTCAACATAATTGCAAAATATTAAAGCATCTCTTCCTCCTTTGGCAtggaaaaaaagaattttttttttttaaaaaaaccaagCATACGCAGACTTGATGAAGACAAAAATACctcaaagttaaaagaaaatgatgcatAATctgaagaaattaaatttttttttttttggttgaggGTTTATCAGGGTAAAGTAGAAAGAAACGTACCGCCTGCTGGAATCCGGTAAGGTAAATGGCGAGGGAGCACTCATCTCGACCAGGGCAAAGAGCCAGCATGGTGACATCAGTGATGGCCGGAATCACCATGAAACTGGCGAATCCTGAGAGGAAGACTGTCACAAAGAGGTGACTCAGACCTGTTAACTTCTCCATTAGTTCTCTCTCCTTAATTACTGGAAGAAGTGAAGCAATGATTCTACAAACTCTCTCAGTACcagttaaatataaataacgCTTCAGAGGGAGGTGGAAGAGGTTGGATAATTTTCTCTATGTAACGCTAACAAATGAAGGGTGAAAAACGACACCACAGAGGATCGTAAACTTTATAGGAGATTATCATAGACTTACCCCCTGGttttaaaatttgtcaataatattataacttcTGCATTGCTTACCCTAGATTaccctcaaagtttgaaaatgtaaCATAGATACCCCTTTACATTATCAAATGGgcactcaaagtttaaaaaaattatcttagaCACCCCTTTGTGCTAATTTTGTCGCATTGCCATTATGTTGCAAAATAGTGGGGGCTGCAGTATTCAGCAAATTGTACCTCAAATCCGGGTTATTTCAATACAAGAGTCTATTGAATGCTAGTCTCCTGTAATCCTCTGCCATTTGTTATCATTCCAGTTCTCTTCCTCCCTTTCTTCCTTGTGCAAACTTTGGTCCTAACACAAAACAATTTTCTTCTAAGACCAAAGTCACCACAATTGACAACATACTTGAGTTAAGGCAAGGGGTATCCATGATATAATCTCAAAATTTGAGCAGAGTCTATGAAAAAAAGTGTGAAAGTTATCATCTAACTGATAAATTTGGAAACCTTATGGATAGTTTACAACTTGCCTATTTGTAGTTTGCTTAATTCTAATGTACTTGAATTTGTTATAaagttgtttaaaaaatatgaatgtaCATCAATGTCAGTAATAATAGCATTACTcatgaattacaaatttgaattttactagATATGAAAGTAAGATATCATACATCAggaacatacatatatatatggtaaCTGAGATCAAAAGAAAatcataagtttgaaaatagaGTATATATGGAGAGCATTACTTAATCATATCAATTACCTTGAGCTGGGTTCACCCTTAAAGAAATTTGAAGTTTCCAGCCTCTTGGAATGTCGTTCAAACTCTTCACCGAACAATAAGTGGATCCCGCACttctttataaacaaagaaCAGATGAAATCGAAGAAGGCCTTCATTTCGCAAGTGAATTCACAAAAAACATTGCAATTATACCCCATGATTATGTGATCTACTTAATAGAGCTGAGTCCATCAACCAAAATTCTTTCATACAAACTATCCCACCAGCACGTTTGTATTTACAAGACAAATGATACTGAAAATAATTCCATCCATTCCCATGGTACCTAGTGTCACCTTTGACTCCTACAATGGCACAAAATACAAACCCCAAAAACTCATGCTTCAACAAACCTTGTGGTAGCACTATGCGAGATCCACTACTCTGAATATCAAAGAACCCTGGAATTTCACTTCCAGGGAAACCAATATAACCTTCTGGAAGGCCAACTCTCCCCTGcaccataaaattaaaaatgttaatttaacttcatgttttttatgtgtaaaagaaaaagaaattgaaatcatatGAGACTTTGAATATGCAAGACTGAAAGATACCTTTGCTGCTTCATGCCTTATAACTTTGTTTGAGTAATTATTAAGAAAAGCATCATCAATGATGTTTCTGATCTCTTTCCAATCCACACTCAAGCAGCTGGTGAAGCTAAGTAAATATCTATAATATGGACTTATGAAACCTGATAATGTTTTCAGCAATTCACAACCCTCTGCCTCTAGATTCTGTAGCTGACATGGCAGCTTTGGTAAGTATTGAAGCCTATCACAAAACTTTATGTTGAGGAACGACAACTTGGAGAGGCTCATGATGCTTGTAGGTAAAGTCTCAGAATTATTTCTGGCTAATTTTAAGGAATTAAGAAATGACAATTGGCCAAAAATATAGGGCAACTCTGAGAGAATgcagaaattcaaatttattctcTGTAAAAGAAGGCAATCTGATAAAATAGGTGATAGTATGCGCATCAGCCCTTGACGCTTACATCTCTCCAAAGATAAACCATGAAGGTTTTTCAGACGTACTATAGATGAAGGTACTTCTGTCAAATCATCAGCTTCTAGCGCTTCCAAACCTTCTAAATTTCCTATGTCTTCGGGCAATCTATCAATTTTCAAACAACCAGAGATACAAAGATATTTCAGAAACTTCAATTTACAAATGCCgtttggaagactttcaaggcttgagCAATTTCTAAGACTCAGTCTTTCTAGATTGGAAACATTCTCAATTGttgaagacaattcttttataACAGTTCCATCTAAATATAATTCTTCTATATTGCACGAGATCTCTGGTACAGCTTTTAGATTTGACAAACCAGAGAGATCAAGCCATCGAAGAgatttcaaattacaaacaCTGCTTGGAAGATTTTCAAGGCTTAAACAGTTCTTAAGATCAGTTCAACTAGCCTCGAAGGACTTTCTATGGAAGAAGTTAATTCTTTTATTGCAGTTCCATCCAAACACAATCTTTCCATATTACATGATATACTTGGAGCTGTGTTGAGCTTAGAACAATCAAAGAGAATAATAACTCTTAAGGACTTTGATTGAATGCCAATTGGAAGGTCGATAAGGCTCTTGCAATTTCttagattcaaattaacaaGTTTATTGAGATTTTGAGATGGAGGAGTGATCTCAAACAAACGTATACAACCTtctaaaatcaaactctctAGATTTGGAGCCTCTGAGAGGTCTGGGACCATAAGAATATAATCTGAGTAACTCAGATCAATGTATTTTAAACGAGCAAGGTCCCGTAACAGAAAAGGAAATGACCAATACAAATTagaaaatacaatatttaaaatttataataagaaaattttcatatgaaataaacatataCCTTGATACCTGTCCAAAGTTGTTGGAGTTGTTACAAATCTTAAGTACAACAAAGTTCTCATGATAAAATTTCTTAGGCAACGATGGGAAGGGGTAATGATCCCAGCAGAGACATATTAACTTtgagaaatcaaattcaatgttGTCATAACCATAAACCTTATTGTTGCAACTCCAATCTGAGATATTTACTATCAGGACACTTAGATTAGCCATGTCTGAGAGTGCATGAGGATTTAAGTATATCATTCTCATTTTAACCATATCAAACGACATGCCTCTTATTTGATTAGTTTCctacaatcaaaataaaaaaataagttaagagCACAATAACATGATATACTTCCCAAATCCAAAACCCCACATGAACTTTTCTATGTGGAATAAATGCAAACAATAAAAACCATGTGCATAAACaatatacataactttatacacaaacaataatatatcattatgtaattaaatgttgttttatctctaatttaaaactattcaatcacatcatgacatgtcattgtttgtacatataaaactactcaaatgaaaaagataGTCTTCTAGTTCAAATATTTCAAGATATCCCgtacattataaaatataaattgaaagttAATCTCATGTATATtgaccatattttttttaatataagataaacATCATCATGATGTCACAATCGGCTACGTTGGCCAAGTTTATCGACAAGCTCTTGTCGGACAATTTCCCAACCCATTCCTTGAATCAAATCATGCATTCCTATGGTGTTGTGTGAAATAGTTATAAGAGCTTTATCAACAAGAACACTTACTCCAACATGTGAACCAACAGTACCAACTAGATATTTATCCCATCTTATAAAGAAGCatgcaatatctaaaaataaagtCTTCTCCTTATCAAACAATCCATTAAAACTAATCTTAAGCACCGTTTGAATAACCTCATTTggagatttttttaattcatctaGTGCACTTTCCCATTCAAGTTTTTCTCTACCAAGTAGAAAACATCCTAAG carries:
- the LOC123203728 gene encoding uncharacterized protein LOC123203728 isoform X1 encodes the protein MEMSKAVEQVVSNNSVNSRNNNGDGVHAGGVAEEGSFQQSHAGSDSVYQRGNRGTGNMPEMKSRVSASPFRNGGPGLVGGTGMMGKVGNTFGHPLMYPQSFAFDLRIGASIGWMCNYRGSLGALTPPFSGVLSRCTVIDEEEARSTKSFESSNFCKGESSLRSHPYTSLDLGAFPQDFVKSHLFNPLGLDQFPQDKLSD
- the LOC123203728 gene encoding uncharacterized protein LOC123203728 isoform X2, which encodes MEMSKAVEQVVSNNSVNSRNNNGDGVHAGGVAEEGSFQQSHAGSDSVYQRGNRGTGNMPEMKSRVSASPFRNGGPGLVGGTGMMGKVGNTFGHPLMYPQSFAFDLRIGASIGWMCNYRGSLGALTPPFSGVLSRCTVIDEEEARSTKSFESSNFCKGESSLSQGFCRVPLSNVLAYRVCTENECVKNGNHNGDLHQH
- the LOC123203448 gene encoding disease resistance-like protein DSC1, encoding MANLSVLIVNISDWSCNNKVYGYDNIEFDFSKLICLCWDHYPFPSLPKKFYHENFVVLKICNNSNNFGQVSSVCNLKSLRWLDLSGLSNLKAVPEISCNIEELYLDGTVIKELSSTIENVSNLERLSLRNCSSLESLPNGICKLKFLKYLCISGCLKIDRLPEDIGNLEGLEALEADDLTEVPSSIVRLKNLHGLSLERCKRQGLMRILSPILSDCLLLQRINLNFCILSELPYIFGQLSFLNSLKLARNNSETLPTSIMSLSKLSFLNIKFCDRLQYLPKLPCQLQNLEAEGCELLKTLSGFISPYYRYLLSFTSCLSVDWKEIRNIIDDAFLNNYSNKVIRHEAAKGRVGLPEGYIGFPGSEIPGFFDIQSSGSRIVLPQGLLKHEFLGFVFCAIVGVKGDTRYHGNGWNYFQYHLSCKYKRAGGIAFFDFICSLFIKKCGIHLLFGEEFERHSKRLETSNFFKGEPSSRIIASLLPVIKERELMEKLTGLSHLFVTVFLSGFASFMVIPAITDVTMLALCPGRDECSLAIYLTGFQQAFLRFSVMVTNTTHLQNSNIKSSINGDMDPLVINSDGSSIFCKG